Proteins encoded within one genomic window of Pseudomonas cannabina:
- the trxA gene encoding thioredoxin TrxA — protein MSNEKIKHVTDATFEAEVLKATGPVLVDYWAEWCGPCKMIAPVLDEIANTYDGKLTIAKLNIDENQETPAKHGVRGIPTLMLFKNGNVEATKVGALSKSQLAAFLDANI, from the coding sequence ATGAGCAACGAAAAGATCAAACACGTCACCGATGCCACCTTCGAAGCTGAAGTACTCAAGGCTACGGGTCCTGTGCTGGTTGACTACTGGGCCGAGTGGTGTGGTCCGTGCAAGATGATTGCCCCGGTACTGGACGAAATCGCCAACACCTACGACGGCAAGCTGACCATCGCCAAGCTGAACATCGATGAAAACCAGGAAACTCCTGCCAAACACGGCGTGCGCGGTATTCCTACGCTGATGCTGTTCAAGAACGGCAATGTCGAAGCCACCAAAGTAGGCGCACTGTCGAAGTCGCAGCTGGCTGCATTTCTGGACGCCAACATCTGA
- a CDS encoding FadR/GntR family transcriptional regulator has product MPNTSLAVPESALRAIRKLIAEQGYKPGESLPSQRDLAVLLGVSRASLREALSSLSALGVVRVQPGKGVFVQSVSEPEQRTSGFSWPFEARVSPADTFQLRYALEGFAAGLAAVTLTADERDVLEDNVEAMRLELRAGDFEAAARLDFDFHRHILVASGNQAMLGIVTAGADIFLESQKMPFIRAARVMETWQEHRKILRALARHASGPAQKAMQEHIRGAALRTGIVFVSPAN; this is encoded by the coding sequence ATGCCGAATACTTCGCTCGCAGTACCCGAATCAGCCCTCCGGGCCATTCGCAAGTTGATTGCCGAACAAGGGTATAAACCTGGCGAAAGCCTGCCGTCGCAACGCGATCTGGCGGTTTTGCTGGGCGTCAGTCGTGCGTCGCTGCGTGAGGCTTTGTCGTCGCTCAGCGCCTTGGGTGTGGTCCGTGTGCAACCAGGCAAGGGCGTGTTCGTCCAGTCCGTTTCTGAACCAGAACAGCGCACGAGCGGGTTTTCCTGGCCGTTCGAAGCCCGGGTTTCACCCGCCGACACGTTTCAGTTGCGCTACGCACTGGAAGGTTTCGCTGCAGGGCTGGCGGCAGTGACGCTGACCGCCGACGAGCGCGATGTGCTGGAAGACAATGTCGAAGCCATGCGTCTGGAGTTGCGCGCCGGCGACTTCGAAGCCGCCGCCCGGCTGGATTTCGACTTTCACCGGCACATCCTCGTCGCCAGTGGTAATCAGGCGATGCTGGGGATTGTCACGGCAGGCGCCGATATTTTCCTCGAAAGCCAGAAAATGCCGTTCATCCGCGCCGCCAGGGTAATGGAAACCTGGCAGGAGCACCGCAAGATCCTGCGTGCGCTGGCCCGGCATGCCTCGGGTCCGGCGCAAAAAGCCATGCAGGAACACATACGAGGCGCAGCGCTGCGCACTGGCATCGTCTTCGTTTCCCCCGCGAACTGA
- a CDS encoding transporter substrate-binding domain-containing protein, with amino-acid sequence MTKRYSALLTALFASMMLSQTPAHANGLDDVMARGTLKVAVPQDFPPFGSVGPDMKPRGLDIDTAQLLADKLKVKLELTPVNSTNRIPFLTTGKVDLVISSLGKNPDREKVIDFSRAYAPFYLAVFGPPDSPVKDIADLKGKTISVTRGAIEDIELSNVAPEGATIKRFEDNNSTIAAYLAGQTDLIASGNVVMVAISERNPKRIPALKVKLKDSPVYVGVNKGQPELLGKVNEILNAAKADGSLEKASQTWLKQPLPADL; translated from the coding sequence ATGACCAAGCGTTACAGCGCTCTGCTTACTGCCTTGTTTGCCAGCATGATGCTGAGCCAGACACCCGCGCATGCCAACGGCCTGGACGACGTCATGGCGCGCGGCACCTTGAAGGTTGCCGTGCCACAGGACTTCCCGCCATTCGGCTCGGTCGGGCCGGACATGAAGCCGCGCGGCCTGGATATCGATACTGCGCAGCTGTTGGCCGACAAGCTGAAGGTCAAGCTGGAACTGACACCGGTCAACAGCACCAACCGCATTCCGTTCCTGACCACCGGCAAGGTCGATCTGGTGATCTCCAGCCTGGGCAAGAACCCTGACCGCGAGAAAGTCATCGATTTCTCCCGTGCTTATGCGCCGTTTTACCTGGCGGTTTTCGGCCCACCTGATTCTCCGGTCAAAGACATCGCCGATTTGAAAGGCAAAACCATCAGCGTGACCCGTGGCGCGATCGAAGACATCGAGCTGTCGAACGTTGCACCCGAAGGCGCGACCATCAAGCGCTTTGAAGACAACAACTCGACCATCGCCGCCTACCTCGCCGGCCAGACTGATCTGATCGCCAGCGGCAACGTGGTCATGGTCGCCATCAGCGAGCGCAATCCCAAGCGTATTCCGGCATTGAAAGTGAAGCTCAAAGACTCACCGGTGTATGTCGGCGTGAATAAGGGTCAGCCGGAACTGCTGGGCAAGGTCAACGAAATTCTGAACGCCGCCAAGGCCGACGGCTCACTGGAAAAAGCATCCCAGACCTGGCTGAAGCAACCGCTGCCTGCCGATCTCTGA
- a CDS encoding amino acid ABC transporter permease — translation MAYHFDFTPVLQNLDVLLRGALFTLELTAIGTLLGVSLGIVGAVVRAWKIQPFATIFAIYVELIRNTPFLVQLFFIFFGLPSLGVQITEWQAAVLAMVVNLGAYSTEIVRAGIQAIPKGQLEASAALAMNRYEAFRYVVLVPALGKVWPALSSQIIIVMLGSAVCSQIATEELSFFANFIQSRNFRSFETYIVTTLIYLAMALLIRQLLAWIGRRYISRSR, via the coding sequence ATGGCTTATCACTTCGACTTCACACCGGTCCTGCAAAACCTCGACGTGCTGTTGCGCGGGGCTTTGTTCACGCTGGAACTGACCGCCATCGGCACCTTGCTCGGTGTCAGCCTCGGGATTGTCGGTGCCGTCGTCCGGGCCTGGAAGATCCAGCCCTTTGCGACGATCTTCGCGATCTACGTCGAGCTGATCCGCAACACGCCGTTTCTGGTCCAGCTGTTCTTTATCTTCTTCGGTTTGCCGTCGCTGGGCGTGCAGATCACGGAGTGGCAGGCGGCGGTGCTGGCGATGGTCGTCAATCTGGGGGCCTATTCGACCGAAATCGTGCGCGCAGGCATTCAGGCAATTCCCAAGGGCCAGCTTGAAGCGTCGGCTGCACTGGCGATGAATCGTTACGAAGCCTTTCGTTACGTGGTGCTGGTTCCAGCGCTGGGCAAGGTCTGGCCGGCGCTGAGCAGCCAGATCATCATCGTGATGCTGGGTTCGGCTGTCTGTTCGCAGATTGCCACCGAAGAGCTGAGCTTCTTCGCCAACTTCATTCAATCGCGTAACTTCCGGTCGTTTGAAACCTACATCGTGACCACGCTGATCTACCTGGCCATGGCGCTGCTGATCCGCCAGTTGCTGGCCTGGATCGGTAGACGTTACATATCGAGGAGCCGCTGA
- a CDS encoding amino acid ABC transporter permease, with product MMDFTLWDIVRNLLIGLQWTVALSLVAFIGGGLIGLLIMGMRTSEKSGPRVIAKLYIELFQGTPLLMQLFLVFFGVALMGMNISPWAAAALALTLFTSAYLAEIWRGCVESISKGQWEASASLAMTPLEQMRYVILPQALRIAVAPTVGFSVQVVKGTAVTSIIGFTELTKTGSMLANATFEPFMVYGFVALGYFILCYPLSLCARHLERRLHASA from the coding sequence CTGATGGATTTCACCCTCTGGGACATCGTGCGCAACCTGCTCATCGGCCTGCAATGGACCGTGGCCCTGTCGCTGGTGGCGTTCATCGGCGGCGGGTTGATCGGCTTGCTGATCATGGGCATGCGCACCTCGGAAAAATCCGGCCCGCGCGTGATTGCCAAGCTCTATATAGAACTGTTTCAGGGCACACCGCTGTTGATGCAGTTGTTTCTGGTGTTCTTCGGTGTGGCCTTGATGGGCATGAATATTTCGCCATGGGCCGCCGCTGCGCTGGCCTTGACGCTGTTCACCAGCGCCTACCTCGCTGAAATCTGGCGCGGCTGCGTGGAGTCGATTTCCAAGGGCCAGTGGGAAGCGTCCGCCAGCCTGGCAATGACGCCGCTGGAACAGATGCGTTACGTGATCCTGCCTCAGGCGCTGCGCATCGCGGTTGCACCGACGGTGGGCTTTTCCGTTCAGGTGGTCAAAGGCACCGCGGTGACCTCGATCATCGGCTTCACCGAGCTGACCAAGACCGGCAGCATGCTGGCCAATGCCACGTTCGAACCTTTCATGGTCTATGGCTTCGTTGCCTTGGGCTACTTCATCCTTTGCTATCCCTTGTCGCTGTGCGCGCGCCATCTGGAAAGGAGACTGCATGCCTCTGCTTAG
- a CDS encoding amino acid ABC transporter ATP-binding protein has protein sequence MPLLRISALHKYYGDHHVLKGIDLSVEEGQVVAIIGRSGSGKSTLLRTLNGLESINDGVIEVDGEYLDAARADLRTLRQKVGMVFQQFNLFPHLSVGENVMLAPQVVQKVPKAEAARLARKMLERVGLGEKFDAFPDRLSGGQQQRVAIARALAMSPRVLLCDEITSALDPELVNEVLSVVRQLAADGMTLIMVTHEMRFAREVGDKLVFMHQGKVHEVGDPKVLFANPKTAELANFIGTTEQA, from the coding sequence ATGCCTCTGCTTAGAATTTCCGCCCTGCATAAATACTATGGCGATCACCACGTACTGAAGGGCATCGATCTGTCGGTCGAAGAAGGCCAGGTGGTGGCCATCATCGGCCGCAGCGGCTCGGGGAAAAGCACCCTGTTGCGTACGCTCAACGGGCTGGAATCGATCAACGATGGCGTGATCGAAGTCGACGGCGAGTATCTGGATGCCGCGCGCGCCGACCTGCGCACCCTGCGCCAGAAGGTCGGCATGGTGTTTCAGCAATTCAATCTGTTTCCGCACTTGAGCGTGGGCGAGAACGTGATGCTCGCGCCGCAGGTCGTGCAGAAGGTGCCGAAGGCAGAAGCCGCCAGGCTGGCGAGAAAGATGCTGGAGCGTGTCGGGCTGGGCGAGAAGTTCGACGCTTTTCCGGATCGCCTGTCCGGCGGCCAGCAACAACGCGTGGCCATTGCCCGCGCACTGGCCATGTCGCCACGGGTCTTGCTGTGCGACGAAATCACCTCGGCGCTGGACCCGGAGCTGGTCAATGAAGTGCTCAGCGTGGTGCGCCAACTGGCGGCTGACGGCATGACCCTGATCATGGTGACCCACGAAATGCGCTTCGCCCGGGAAGTGGGCGACAAACTGGTGTTCATGCATCAGGGCAAGGTGCACGAAGTGGGCGACCCGAAAGTCCTGTTTGCCAACCCGAAAACTGCGGAACTGGCGAACTTCATCGGGACCACGGAACAGGCGTGA
- the ppx gene encoding exopolyphosphatase, with the protein MPHSTPKNLSLIAAIDLGSNSFHMVVAKANQGEIRILERLGEKVQLAAGIDEERQLSEESMQRGLDCLKRFAQLINGLPHGAVRIVGTNALREARNRNDFIHRAEEILGHPVEVISGREEARLIYLGVSHTLADTPGKRLVADIGGGSTEFIIGQRFEPLLRESLQMGCVSFTQRYFRDGKVTPARYAQAYTAARLEIMSIEHALHRLKWDEAIGSSGTIRAIGVALKANGYGAGEVNAEGLAWLKRKLLKLGDVEKIDFDGIKPDRRTIFPAGLAILEAIFDALELKRMDHCEGALREGVLYDLMGRHHHEDVRERTLSSLMERYHVDLEQAARVEAKALHALEQVAESWELQHESYAELLSWAAKVHEIGLDIAHYHYHKHGAYLIEHSDLAGFSREDQQMLALLVRGHRRNIPKDKFAEFGAEGIKLIRLCVLLRFAILFHHIRGTQEMPRVVLRADGPSLDAEFPEGWLENNQLTQADFALEAEWLARVGIVFSVR; encoded by the coding sequence ATGCCGCACTCCACACCCAAGAATCTTTCACTGATCGCCGCTATCGACCTGGGCTCAAACAGCTTTCATATGGTTGTCGCGAAAGCCAATCAGGGCGAAATCCGTATTCTTGAGCGCCTCGGCGAGAAGGTGCAGTTGGCCGCAGGCATCGACGAAGAGCGCCAGCTGTCTGAAGAATCCATGCAGCGCGGTCTCGACTGCCTGAAACGCTTCGCTCAGTTGATCAACGGTCTGCCGCACGGAGCGGTGCGCATCGTCGGCACCAATGCCCTGCGCGAAGCACGCAACCGCAACGATTTCATTCACCGCGCCGAAGAAATTCTCGGCCATCCGGTGGAAGTGATTTCCGGCCGCGAAGAAGCCCGCCTTATCTATCTGGGCGTGTCCCACACGTTGGCGGATACGCCGGGCAAACGTCTGGTCGCCGACATCGGCGGCGGCAGTACCGAGTTCATCATCGGCCAGCGCTTCGAGCCACTTCTGCGTGAAAGCCTGCAGATGGGCTGCGTGAGTTTCACCCAGCGCTACTTCCGCGACGGCAAGGTGACACCCGCCCGTTACGCCCAGGCCTACACCGCGGCGCGCCTCGAAATCATGAGCATCGAGCATGCACTGCATCGCCTGAAGTGGGATGAGGCCATCGGCTCATCGGGCACCATTCGCGCCATTGGCGTGGCGCTCAAGGCCAACGGCTACGGTGCAGGCGAGGTCAACGCCGAAGGGCTGGCCTGGCTCAAGCGCAAACTGCTCAAGCTGGGTGACGTCGAAAAGATCGACTTCGACGGCATCAAACCTGACCGCCGCACTATATTCCCGGCGGGCCTGGCAATTCTTGAAGCCATTTTCGACGCGCTTGAACTCAAGCGCATGGACCATTGCGAAGGTGCGCTGCGCGAAGGCGTGCTGTACGACCTGATGGGTCGTCATCACCACGAAGACGTGCGTGAGCGCACGCTCAGCTCGCTGATGGAGCGTTACCACGTCGATCTGGAACAGGCCGCACGCGTCGAAGCCAAAGCACTGCATGCGCTGGAGCAGGTTGCCGAAAGCTGGGAATTACAACACGAGAGTTACGCCGAACTGCTGAGCTGGGCCGCCAAGGTGCATGAGATCGGGCTGGACATCGCCCACTACCACTATCACAAGCACGGCGCCTATCTGATCGAGCACTCGGACCTTGCCGGATTCTCACGCGAAGACCAGCAAATGCTCGCCCTTTTGGTCCGCGGTCATCGCCGTAACATTCCCAAGGACAAGTTCGCCGAGTTTGGCGCGGAAGGCATCAAGCTGATTCGCCTGTGCGTGCTGTTGCGCTTTGCGATTCTGTTTCACCACATCCGTGGCACCCAGGAGATGCCACGCGTGGTGTTACGTGCCGACGGCCCGAGCCTCGATGCAGAGTTCCCGGAAGGCTGGCTGGAAAACAACCAGCTGACTCAGGCCGACTTCGCGCTGGAAGCGGAGTGGCTGGCCCGAGTCGGTATCGTCTTCAGCGTACGCTGA